From the genome of Bos indicus x Bos taurus breed Angus x Brahman F1 hybrid chromosome 14, Bos_hybrid_MaternalHap_v2.0, whole genome shotgun sequence, one region includes:
- the CRH gene encoding corticoliberin — protein MRLRLLVSVGVLLVALLPSPPCRALLSRGPIPGARQASQHPQPLSFFQPPPQPQEPQALPTLLRVGEEYFLRLGNLDETRAAPLSPAASPLASRSSSRLSPDKVAANFFRALLQPRRPFDSPAGPAERGTENALGSRQEAPAARKRRSQEPPISLDLTFHLLREVLEMTKADQLAQQAHNNRKLLDIAGK, from the coding sequence ATGCGACTGCGGCTGCTCGTGTCCGTGGGCGTCCTGCTGGTGGCTCTGCTGCCCTCCCCGCCATGCAGGGCCCTCCTCAGCCGGGGGCCCATCCCGGGTGCCCGGCAGGCATCacagcacccccagcccctgagTTTCTTCCAGCCGCCGCCGCAGCCCCAGGAACCCCAGGCTCTGCCCACCCTACTCCGTGTTGGGGAGGAATACTTCCTCCGCCTGGGTAACCTCGATGAGACCCGGGCTGCTCCGCTCTCTCCCGCCGCCTCGCCTCTCgccagcagaagcagcagtcgCCTTTCTCCGGACAAGGTGGCCGCCAACTTTTTCCGAGCGCTGCTGCAGCCCCGGCGCCCATTCGACAGCCCAGCGGGTCCCGCGGAACGCGGCACGGAGAACGCCCTCGGCAGCCGCCAGGAGGCGCCGGCCGCCAGGAAGAGGCGATCCCAGGAACCTCCCATCTCCCTGGATCTCACCTTCCACCTCCTCCGAGAAGTCTTGGAAATGACCAAGGCCGATCAGTTAGCACAGCAAGCTCATAACAACAGGAAACTGTTGGACATTGCTGGGAAATGA